A window from Salvelinus fontinalis isolate EN_2023a chromosome 8, ASM2944872v1, whole genome shotgun sequence encodes these proteins:
- the LOC129860921 gene encoding rho-related GTP-binding protein RhoA-C, producing MAAIRKKLVIVGDGACGKTCLLIVFSKDQFPEVYVPTVFENYVADIEVDSKQVELALWDTAGQEDYDRLRPLSYPDTDVILMCFSIDSPDSLENIPEKWTPEVKHFCPNVPIILVGNKKDLRNDEHTRRELAKMKQEPVKPEEGRDMANRINAFGYLECSAKTKDGVREVFEMATRAALQAKKRGKKNACLLL from the exons ATGGCTGCGATCCGTAAGAAGCTGGTGATCGTGGGAGATGGTGCTTGTGGGAAGACCTGTCTGTTGatagtcttcagtaaagaccaGTTCCCTGAGGTCTATGTACCTACAGTGTTTGAGAACTATGTGGCAGATATTGAGGTGGACAGTAAGCAG GTGGAACTGGCCCTCTGGGACACAGCCGGACAGGAGGACTACGACAGACTAAGGCCTCTCTCCTACCCTGACACTGACGTCATTCTCATGTGCTTTTCCATAGATAGTCCTGACAGCTTGG AGAATATCCCAGAGAAGTGGACCCCTGAAGTAAAGCACTTCTGTCCAAATGTGCCCATCATTCTTGTGGGTAATAAGAAGGACTTGCGGAATGACGAGCACACACGTCGGGAGTTAGCAAAAATGAAGCAG GAACCAGTGAAGCCAGAGGAGGGCCGGGACATGGCTAACCGCATCAACGCGTTTGGCTACTTGGAGTGCTCAGCCAAGACGAAAGACGGTGTGAGGGAGGTGTTTGAGATGGCCACCAGGGCGGCGCTGCAGGCCAAGAAACGTGGCAAGAAGAATGCCTGTCTCCTGCTATAG
- the LOC129860923 gene encoding NADH dehydrogenase [ubiquinone] 1 beta subcomplex subunit 11, mitochondrial-like, producing the protein MKRPNNSGAGSTRQCCPVKMLARLSRFGPALTRFRTNPAFGARFVSQSPPSGAAGSATVSDLQPSRAKESHGHAEVSAFEKNRDYHGFSQDPVVDEWNMRMAFFFGISMAIVVGGTFIHYLPDHGMRQWARREAERLITQREAAGLPLMEENYYDPSKIVLPGAGEE; encoded by the exons ATGAAAAGGCCAAACAATTCCGGTGCCGGGTCGACACGACAGTGTTGCCCTGTCAAAATGCTCGCCCGGTTGTCACGGTTTGGGCCTGCCTTGACCCGTTTTCGCACAAATCCGGCGTTTGGGGCTCGGTTCGTATCGCAATCTCCACCCTCGGGTGCTGCTGGTTCGGCCACTGTGTCGGATTTGCAGCCTTCACGTGCCAAGGAAAGTCATGGACACGCAGAGGTCAGCGCGTTCGAGAAG AATCGAGATTATCATGGGTTCTCTCAGGATCCTGTCGTTGACGAGTGGAACATGAGGATGGCCTTCTTCTTTGGCATCTCTATGGCTATTGTGGTTGGGGGTACCTTCATCCACTATTTACCAGACCATGG TATGAGGCAGTGGGCCAGGAGGGAAGCAGAAAGGTTGATCACACAGAGGGAGGCTGCAGGTCTTCCTCTTATGGAGGAGAACTATTATGACCCAAGCAAGATTGTGCTACCAGGAGCTGGAGAGGAGTAG
- the LOC129860924 gene encoding properdin-like, with product MVQVLWTSLVLLITFRESVSQEVKCYSRFDNGECGDLLGEVTIEDCCLNPHYGYIGADGKCKFCGPASWSEWTTWGRCSVPCKEGVSQRRRECQGQGKCTPKSSLQELQKLTLETKVCIEPDCCPEHGQWSKWGEWQPCSATCEKGMRKRVRTCTEPPPRCGSSCEGPSEEEEHCVVDRVCPTHGGWSNWETWQPCSGTCAREDLPRPTQRRCRSCSNPPPSSEPPGDECPGLGSETRICDELPSCAVNGNWGPWAPPSSCSVTCGVGVKEMLRQCDNPAPKHGGLPCSGSNKDTQICNSKNHCPVDGQWSQWGTWEECKSNRGKINCRKIGGQQRRQRWCEHTGFGGLTCEGKITDYRPCFDIKYCYFDGNWSEWSEWSHCEPPCGEGAKRTRERKCIPNLSEYPEAIGYPIKAKAYFEGTPDANCTLLKDTQETRACIKVPLCDT from the exons ATGGTCCAGGTGTTGTGGACTTCATTGGTTTTGCTGATCACCTTCAGGGAATCAG TATCACAGGAGGTGAAATGTTACAGCAGGTTTGATAATGGGGAATGTGGCGATCTCCTGGGAGAAGTGACAATTGAAGACTGTTGTCTTAACCCTCACTATGGCTACATTGGAGCAGATGGAAAATGCAAGTTTTGTGG CCCAGCTTCGTGGTCTGAATGGACTACTTGGGGCCGCTGCTCTGTCCCCTGTAAGGAGGGAGTTTCGCAGAGACGACGAGAATGCCAGGGACAGGGAAAATGTACTCCGAAGAGTAGCCTTCAAGAGCTTCAGAAACTAACGTTAGAGACCAAAGTCTGCATTGAGCCAGACTGTTGTCCAG AACATGGACAATGGAGCAAGTGGGGTGAGTGGCAGCCCTGTTCAGCAACTTGTGAGAAGGGcatgagaaagagagtgaggacaTGCACCGAACCACCACCTAGATGTGGAAGCAGCTGCGAAGGTCcaagtgaagaggaggaacaCTGCGTGGTTGATCGCGTCTGTCCAA CCCATGGTGGTTGGTCAAACTGGGAGACTTGGCAGCCATGCTCAGGCACTTGTGCAAGGGAGGATTTACCCAGACCTACACAGCGGCGCTGCAGATCATGCTCCAATCCACCACCGTCCTCAGAACCCCCTGGTGATGAATGCCCTGGGTTAGGGAGTGAAACTAGGATATGTGATGAGCTTCCTTCATGTGCTG TGAATGGTAACTGGGGGCCATGGGCCCCACCCAGCTCCTGCTCCGTTACCTGTGGGGTGGGGGTTAAGGAAATGCTCAGACAGTGTGACAACCCAGCCCCTAAACATGGAGGTCTGCCCTGCTCTGGATCTAATAAAGACACACAAATCTGCAATAGCAAAAACCATTGCCCAG TGGATGGTCAGTGGTCGCAGTGGGGGACATGGGAAGAATGTAAATCTAATAGAGGAAAAATTAACTGTCGTAAAATTGGTGGACAGCAAAGACGCCAAAGATGGTGTGAACACACAGGTTTTGGTGGGCTGACGTGTGAAGGAAAGATCACAGACTACAGGCCCTGCTTTGACATTAAATATTGCTACT TTGATGGTAACTGGAGTGAATGGAGTGAGTGGAGTCATTGTGAGCCCCCCTGTGGAGAAGGAGCCAAAAGGACCAGAGAACGCAAGTGCATACCTAATCTCTCAGAATACCC GGAGGCAATAGGGTATCCTATTAAGGCTAAAGCATATTTTGAAGGGACGCCAGATGCGAACTGCACACTGTTGAAGGACACACAAGAGACTCGGGCTTGTATAAAGGTTCCTCTATGTGACACATAG